In the Pseudolabrys taiwanensis genome, one interval contains:
- the fliM gene encoding flagellar motor switch protein FliM, with product MANKEQIDQDALAAEWGLALEAESGAPSANGESAPAATTDEAAAQWAAMADDSNGMQGAKGGAERVLNQEEIDSLLGFSLADVTLNDNSGIRAIIDSAMVSYERLPMLEIVFDRLVRLMTTSLRNFTSDNVEVSLDRITSVRFGDYLNSIPLPAILAVFKAEEWENFGLATVNSTLIYSIIDVLLGGRRGATSVRVEGRPYTTIETNLVKRMIEVVLADAELAFKPLSPVKFNIDRLETNPRFAAISRPANAAILVRLRIDMEDRGGNIELLLPYATIEPIRAVLLQMFMGEKFGRDPIWEGHLATEIGQAQVSVDAVLYEQRLPLRRMMSLEVGDTLMLELKPEAMVTVRCGDVTLTEGRMGRVGDRVAVRVGKPLRKPRTTFAMFEKADESTNRMETP from the coding sequence ATGGCCAACAAAGAACAGATCGACCAAGACGCGCTCGCCGCCGAATGGGGCCTCGCGCTCGAAGCTGAGTCGGGCGCTCCGTCCGCCAACGGCGAAAGCGCGCCCGCGGCAACCACGGATGAAGCCGCCGCCCAATGGGCGGCGATGGCCGACGACAGCAACGGCATGCAAGGCGCCAAAGGCGGCGCCGAACGCGTCCTCAACCAGGAGGAAATCGACAGCCTGCTCGGCTTCAGCCTGGCCGACGTCACGCTGAACGACAACTCGGGCATCCGCGCCATCATCGATTCCGCGATGGTGTCGTACGAACGCCTGCCGATGCTGGAAATCGTCTTCGACCGCCTCGTGCGGCTGATGACGACCTCCCTGCGCAATTTCACGTCGGACAACGTCGAAGTCTCGCTCGACCGCATCACCTCGGTGCGCTTCGGCGACTATCTCAACTCGATTCCGCTGCCGGCGATCCTCGCCGTGTTCAAGGCGGAAGAGTGGGAGAACTTCGGCCTGGCGACCGTCAACTCGACGCTCATCTACTCTATCATCGACGTGCTGCTCGGCGGCCGCCGCGGCGCCACCTCGGTGCGCGTCGAAGGCCGGCCCTACACCACGATCGAGACCAACCTCGTCAAGCGCATGATCGAGGTGGTGCTGGCCGACGCCGAGCTGGCCTTCAAGCCGCTGTCGCCTGTGAAATTCAATATCGATCGGCTCGAGACGAACCCGCGCTTTGCCGCGATTTCGCGTCCGGCCAACGCCGCCATTCTGGTGCGCCTGCGCATCGACATGGAGGACCGCGGCGGCAATATCGAATTGCTGCTGCCTTACGCGACCATCGAGCCGATCCGCGCCGTTCTCCTCCAGATGTTCATGGGCGAGAAATTCGGCCGCGACCCGATCTGGGAAGGCCATCTCGCCACCGAAATCGGCCAGGCGCAGGTCAGCGTCGATGCCGTGCTCTACGAGCAGCGCCTGCCGCTGCGGCGCATGATGAGCCTGGAGGTCGGCGACACGCTGATGCTCGAGCTCAAGCCCGAAGCCATGGTCACGGTCCGTTGCGGCGACGTCACATTGACCGAGGGCCGCATGGGCCGGGTGGGCGACCGCGTCGCCGTGCGCGTCGGCAAGCCGCTGCGCAAGCCGCGTACAACCTTTGCGATGTTCGAAAAAGCCGACGAATCAACTAATCGAATGGAGACCCCGTGA
- a CDS encoding DUF6468 domain-containing protein: MSYHFGFLIESMVSVLLLMTILYCVRLSKQLRMLKADEQALRATISELVTATEVAERAIAGLKNTMREGDETLGTRLARGEQLSAEIGRQVTAGEQLMARLVRIVGATRADGEPEAETETAAPGAKAVAAAAQAFAERARARINGMAA; the protein is encoded by the coding sequence GTGAGCTACCATTTTGGTTTTCTGATCGAGAGCATGGTCTCGGTCCTTCTCCTCATGACGATCCTTTATTGTGTTCGGCTCAGCAAGCAGTTGCGCATGCTCAAGGCGGACGAGCAGGCCTTGCGCGCGACCATTTCCGAACTGGTCACCGCGACGGAAGTGGCCGAGCGCGCCATTGCCGGGCTGAAGAACACGATGCGCGAGGGCGACGAGACGCTCGGTACGCGCCTCGCGCGCGGCGAGCAGCTGTCGGCCGAGATCGGCCGCCAAGTCACGGCCGGCGAGCAACTGATGGCACGCCTGGTCCGCATCGTCGGCGCCACGCGGGCCGACGGTGAACCCGAAGCCGAGACCGAGACGGCGGCGCCCGGCGCCAAGGCCGTCGCGGCCGCGGCCCAAGCTTTTGCAGAACGGGCCCGCGCCCGCATCAACGGTATGGCTGCATGA
- a CDS encoding MotE family protein: MTRFLRDIRLFPVVIVATVSLLALKVSGLVFEGGYTLAERLQSRDKASLQVTTRESVPDQPKIVIADQRVKPDQGPPKSWAQEMFNYNGGADRVSADRDVTGSVGASEPKTSGPPLKTSTKPPDAPKLEVAGASIPMEQGKINSPGERAVLERLQDRRHELDSRNRELEMRETLLKAAEKRLDAKVNELKDIETRVNSVNESREKAEVQRLKGVVSMYENMKPKEAARIFDRLDIKILVEVSTAMNPRTMSAILAQMNPEAAERLTVELAGRGAQTAPVADELPKIEGRPNGG; the protein is encoded by the coding sequence ATGACCCGGTTCTTGCGCGATATCAGGCTGTTTCCGGTCGTCATCGTGGCGACCGTGAGCCTGCTCGCGCTCAAGGTATCCGGATTGGTGTTCGAAGGCGGCTATACGCTGGCCGAGCGGTTGCAGAGCCGGGACAAAGCCAGCCTGCAGGTCACGACACGCGAGAGCGTGCCGGACCAGCCGAAGATTGTCATCGCCGACCAGCGGGTGAAGCCCGACCAGGGCCCGCCGAAGTCCTGGGCGCAGGAGATGTTCAACTACAACGGCGGCGCTGATCGCGTGAGCGCGGACCGCGACGTCACGGGCTCGGTGGGCGCCAGCGAGCCGAAGACGAGCGGGCCGCCGCTGAAGACCAGCACCAAGCCGCCCGATGCGCCTAAGCTCGAAGTCGCCGGCGCCTCCATTCCGATGGAGCAGGGCAAGATCAATTCACCGGGCGAGCGTGCGGTTTTGGAGCGCCTGCAGGACCGCCGCCACGAGCTCGACAGCCGCAATCGCGAGCTGGAGATGCGCGAGACACTGCTGAAGGCCGCCGAGAAGCGGCTCGACGCAAAGGTCAACGAACTCAAGGACATCGAGACGCGCGTCAATTCCGTGAACGAGTCGCGCGAAAAGGCCGAGGTACAGCGGCTCAAGGGCGTCGTTTCGATGTACGAGAACATGAAGCCGAAAGAGGCGGCGCGCATCTTCGACCGGCTCGACATCAAGATTCTGGTCGAGGTCTCGACCGCCATGAACCCGCGCACGATGTCCGCCATCCTGGCGCAGATGAACCCGGAAGCCGCCGAACGCCTGACGGTCGAGCTGGCTGGCCGCGGTGCGCAAACGGCGCCGGTTGCCGACGAACTGCCCAAGATCGAGGGCCGGCCGAACGGCGGCTGA
- a CDS encoding tetratricopeptide repeat protein codes for MTALTFRPVFVHAWARLRRAAAPLALALSLAPSLAGPAQADEPVRGTVSVFTDGGYTRLLFRLEEEVPARVSVAGSIMVISFKKPVQIGVDRLSDSARDYISIARRDPDGTAIRIALARKVKVNTIPAGDRFYVDLLPDTWTGILPGLPQEVVDDLARRARDAEKLLYQHKIITKQKEPPLLRVRVARQPTFVRYVFELPDAANVVPDESAGKLTLNFDQAIRWDLADAKAIMPPTLESVDATTDFASGAVTFTLNGQPEVRTFREDRSIVVDIGTGSKPSEASAAPAPVSAPSIDAPETVPAAKDASTPKADVKSAAPTPAAPKGEALKPDVAPRSEAPKADAAKPVAQAAAPTTAEPPKAAPVAEAAPKATIKDGVKEPAKPAAKMAKTDANNVVAGLEQSGNTLRLDFPFAAPTPAAVFRRGDTVWLVFDSDKKIDIAALTADKSSGIRSAKLERGSDGEAILRIRLARPRLVSLVADGPEWVVTIADAVMTPTQPLSVTRALLGKAHTSIAMPFDGPGHLHVLKDKDVGSTLMVVTGLGPARGFLKQQDFVELRALVSTHGIVVEPLADDVAADLEADRVTFSRPGGLSLSPTDQAEEQIASTFRSLTFDPQTWGYDRQAVFNDRQSELIRLAAAAPDAKRKQARLNLARFYLARDMAAEAKGVIDVALADPQEANDVTGSILRAVAEVMLDRPQEALKVLASPQVASQQDAPIWRAVAFAREGKWPEAREAFKGSEATLGNLPLELQRVAMLEALRAAIEVRDFTAASRLLNDFETAGIPADIDPTVKVLAGRLNEGLGRKDDALANYHAAADSTDRRAASQARLREIALLQASGQMPRKEAIVALETLTAVWRGDETEAEGLRLLAQLYTQENRFRDAFHVMRAALRSNPNSDMTRKLQDEAAATFDSLFLEGKGDTLPAVEALGLFYDYRELTPIGRRGDEMIRRLADRLVAVDLLDQAAELLQHQVDHRLQGAARSQVATRLALIYLMNRRPERALATLQSTRMGDLSNEIRDQRLLLEARALSDIGRHELALELIANVKGPEAMRLRSDTLWAAQRWREAAEQIELLMGERWRDFAPLNDDERSDVLRAAVGYTLADETIGLGRLREKFAAKMAESTDARAFETVSVPIGGNRPEFLAVAKRLAAVDTLQGFLRDMRKRFPDGTPQAPSPSAAGEAAMQAKEAEAQAKKAAAAEKAAVNAPADPASASPLPPKAPAGVPLRPDMTPTGSIPKPAAQQRAAAR; via the coding sequence ATGACGGCTTTGACCTTCCGCCCGGTGTTTGTGCATGCCTGGGCGCGGCTACGGCGCGCGGCGGCACCGCTTGCGCTCGCCCTTTCGCTTGCGCCGAGCCTTGCCGGGCCGGCCCAGGCCGATGAGCCGGTTAGGGGCACTGTGAGCGTCTTCACCGACGGCGGCTACACGCGGCTTCTGTTTCGCCTGGAAGAAGAAGTGCCCGCGCGCGTCAGCGTCGCCGGCTCGATTATGGTCATCAGCTTCAAGAAGCCCGTGCAGATCGGCGTCGACCGCCTGAGCGACAGCGCGCGCGATTATATCAGCATCGCCCGGCGCGATCCGGACGGCACCGCCATCCGCATCGCCCTCGCGCGCAAGGTGAAGGTCAACACCATTCCGGCGGGCGACCGCTTCTACGTCGATCTGTTGCCGGACACCTGGACCGGCATTCTGCCCGGGTTGCCGCAGGAGGTGGTCGACGATCTCGCGCGCCGCGCGCGGGATGCGGAGAAGCTGCTCTATCAGCACAAGATCATCACCAAGCAGAAAGAGCCGCCGCTGCTCCGCGTGCGTGTGGCGCGGCAGCCGACATTCGTCCGTTACGTCTTCGAGCTGCCGGACGCCGCCAATGTCGTGCCGGATGAAAGCGCCGGTAAGCTGACGCTCAATTTCGACCAGGCGATCCGGTGGGACCTCGCCGATGCCAAGGCGATCATGCCGCCGACGCTGGAGTCGGTCGATGCGACGACCGATTTCGCGTCGGGTGCCGTGACGTTCACCCTGAACGGGCAGCCCGAGGTGCGCACCTTCCGCGAGGATCGCAGCATCGTCGTCGATATCGGCACCGGCAGCAAACCGTCGGAAGCCAGCGCCGCGCCGGCTCCTGTCTCGGCGCCGTCGATCGACGCGCCGGAAACAGTCCCGGCCGCGAAGGATGCATCGACGCCGAAGGCCGACGTCAAGAGCGCGGCACCGACGCCGGCAGCCCCGAAGGGTGAAGCGCTGAAGCCCGACGTCGCGCCGCGCTCAGAAGCGCCGAAGGCGGATGCCGCAAAGCCGGTCGCGCAGGCGGCGGCGCCCACGACGGCCGAACCGCCGAAGGCCGCGCCGGTAGCGGAGGCGGCGCCGAAGGCAACGATCAAGGACGGGGTCAAGGAGCCGGCGAAGCCCGCGGCCAAGATGGCTAAGACCGATGCGAACAATGTCGTCGCCGGTCTGGAGCAGTCCGGCAACACGTTGCGGCTCGATTTTCCGTTTGCGGCGCCCACCCCGGCAGCCGTCTTCCGGCGTGGCGATACGGTGTGGCTGGTCTTCGATAGCGATAAGAAGATCGACATCGCCGCGCTCACGGCCGACAAGAGCAGCGGCATTCGCAGCGCGAAACTTGAGCGCGGCAGCGACGGCGAGGCAATTCTCCGCATTCGCTTGGCGCGTCCGCGCCTCGTCAGTCTCGTAGCGGATGGGCCCGAGTGGGTCGTCACCATCGCCGACGCCGTGATGACGCCGACGCAACCGCTCTCGGTTACGCGTGCGCTGCTCGGCAAGGCGCATACCAGCATCGCCATGCCGTTCGACGGGCCGGGCCATCTGCATGTGCTGAAAGACAAGGATGTCGGCAGCACGCTCATGGTCGTCACGGGGCTCGGCCCCGCCCGCGGCTTCCTTAAGCAGCAGGATTTCGTCGAACTGCGCGCGCTCGTCTCGACTCATGGCATCGTCGTCGAGCCGCTGGCCGATGACGTCGCCGCCGATCTCGAGGCCGATCGCGTCACCTTCAGCCGGCCCGGCGGGTTGTCGCTATCGCCGACCGATCAGGCGGAGGAGCAAATCGCCTCCACCTTCCGCTCTTTGACATTCGATCCGCAGACCTGGGGCTACGATCGTCAGGCCGTTTTCAACGATCGCCAGTCGGAGTTGATCCGTCTGGCCGCCGCGGCGCCCGACGCCAAGCGCAAACAGGCGCGCCTCAATCTCGCGCGCTTCTATCTGGCGCGCGACATGGCGGCGGAAGCCAAGGGCGTGATCGACGTTGCGCTCGCGGACCCGCAGGAGGCCAACGATGTCACCGGCAGCATCCTGCGCGCCGTCGCTGAGGTGATGCTGGACCGGCCGCAGGAGGCGTTGAAGGTCTTGGCGTCGCCACAGGTCGCGAGCCAGCAAGATGCGCCGATCTGGCGCGCGGTCGCCTTCGCGCGCGAGGGCAAGTGGCCGGAGGCCCGCGAGGCTTTCAAAGGCAGCGAGGCGACGCTCGGCAACTTGCCGCTCGAATTGCAACGTGTCGCAATGCTTGAAGCGTTGCGCGCGGCGATTGAGGTCCGCGACTTCACCGCCGCGTCGCGATTGCTGAATGACTTCGAAACCGCCGGCATTCCCGCCGACATCGATCCCACCGTCAAAGTGCTGGCTGGCCGTCTCAACGAAGGCCTTGGCCGCAAGGATGACGCGCTGGCCAATTATCACGCCGCCGCCGACTCCACCGATCGTCGTGCCGCATCGCAAGCGCGTCTGCGCGAGATCGCCTTGCTGCAAGCGAGCGGGCAAATGCCGCGCAAGGAAGCGATCGTCGCGTTGGAGACGCTGACCGCCGTATGGCGCGGCGACGAGACCGAAGCCGAAGGTTTGAGGCTGCTGGCGCAGCTTTACACCCAGGAGAACCGTTTTCGCGACGCCTTCCACGTCATGCGCGCGGCGCTGCGGTCGAATCCGAATTCGGACATGACGCGCAAACTCCAGGACGAGGCCGCCGCCACGTTCGACAGCCTGTTCCTCGAGGGCAAAGGCGACACGCTGCCGGCGGTCGAAGCGCTCGGTCTATTTTACGACTATCGTGAACTGACGCCCATTGGGCGCCGGGGTGACGAGATGATCCGGCGCCTGGCCGACCGTCTGGTGGCCGTCGACTTGCTCGACCAGGCCGCGGAGTTGTTGCAGCACCAGGTCGATCATCGCTTGCAAGGCGCGGCGCGGTCGCAGGTCGCGACGCGTCTGGCGCTGATCTATCTAATGAACCGCCGGCCGGAGCGGGCGCTGGCGACGCTGCAGTCGACGCGCATGGGCGATCTCTCCAACGAAATACGCGATCAGCGTTTGTTGCTCGAGGCGCGCGCGCTGTCGGACATCGGTCGGCATGAACTGGCGCTCGAACTGATTGCCAATGTCAAAGGCCCGGAAGCGATGCGGCTGCGTTCCGACACGTTGTGGGCGGCGCAGCGGTGGCGCGAGGCGGCCGAGCAGATCGAGTTGCTGATGGGCGAGCGCTGGCGCGACTTCGCGCCGCTGAATGACGACGAGCGCAGCGACGTTCTGCGCGCGGCGGTTGGTTACACGCTCGCCGACGAGACCATCGGGCTTGGCCGGCTGCGGGAGAAGTTCGCGGCGAAAATGGCCGAGAGTACCGATGCGCGCGCCTTCGAAACCGTGAGCGTGCCGATCGGCGGCAACCGTCCGGAATTCCTCGCGGTCGCCAAGCGCCTTGCGGCCGTCGATACCTTGCAGGGCTTCTTGCGCGACATGCGTAAGCGCTTTCCAGACGGCACGCCGCAAGCGCCGTCACCGTCCGCGGCGGGCGAAGCCGCGATGCAGGCCAAGGAAGCTGAAGCGCAGGCGAAGAAGGCCGCAGCCGCCGAGAAGGCCGCTGTGAACGCGCCGGCGGATCCGGCGTCGGCATCGCCGTTGCCGCCGAAGGCGCCGGCGGGGGTGCCGTTGCGGCCCGACATGACGCCGACGGGCTCGATCCCGAAGCCGGCGGCACAGCAGCGCGCGGCGGCGCGCTAG
- the fliP gene encoding flagellar type III secretion system pore protein FliP (The bacterial flagellar biogenesis protein FliP forms a type III secretion system (T3SS)-type pore required for flagellar assembly.) produces the protein MLAATVPAGAQDVSINFGQGAGLTERVIQMIALLTVLSLAPSILVMMTSFTRIVVVLSLLRTALGTGTAPPNAVIIALSLFLTAFVMGPTLQTAYETGIRPLVANQITAEQAFERGSVPLRAFMQKNVRDKDLRLFMDLAKEPEPATPDQLSLRILIPAFMISELKRAFEIGFLLFLPFLIIDLVVASVLMSMGMMMLPPVTVSLPFKLIFFVLVDGWSLVAGSLIQSYGGN, from the coding sequence ATGCTCGCCGCGACGGTGCCTGCCGGCGCGCAAGACGTCAGCATCAATTTCGGCCAAGGTGCCGGCCTCACCGAACGCGTGATCCAGATGATCGCGCTGTTGACGGTGTTGTCGCTGGCGCCGTCGATCTTGGTCATGATGACGTCGTTCACGCGCATCGTCGTCGTGCTGTCGCTGCTGCGCACCGCGCTCGGCACCGGCACGGCACCGCCGAACGCCGTCATCATCGCGCTGTCGCTGTTCCTGACCGCCTTCGTGATGGGTCCGACGCTGCAGACGGCCTATGAGACCGGCATCCGGCCGCTGGTCGCCAACCAGATCACCGCCGAGCAGGCGTTCGAGCGCGGCAGCGTGCCGTTGCGCGCCTTCATGCAGAAGAACGTCCGCGACAAGGACCTGCGGCTGTTCATGGACCTCGCCAAGGAGCCGGAGCCGGCGACGCCGGACCAGCTCTCGCTGCGCATCCTGATCCCGGCCTTCATGATCTCCGAACTCAAGCGCGCCTTCGAGATCGGCTTCCTGCTCTTCTTGCCGTTCCTGATCATCGACCTGGTGGTGGCCTCGGTGCTGATGTCGATGGGCATGATGATGTTGCCCCCCGTCACCGTGTCCCTGCCGTTCAAGCTGATCTTCTTCGTGCTGGTGGACGGCTGGAGCCTCGTCGCCGGCTCGCTGATCCAGAGCTACGGCGGCAACTAG
- a CDS encoding FliO/MopB family protein, producing the protein MFESLFGSEMPLAARFFIAFLVVLGLIGVTAWLVRRFGASRLGGAGARGRQPRLAVIDAATVDGRRRLVLIRRDNIEHLLMIGGPTDVVVEQNIVRAAGREATLRETGRTELRAAQPETAWPLQPLHEPAPVAPARPFRSSATEEPWLAPEPGARPRPADNFAPLPTEPPPRLAPELNVPRAPRVDAPAPRAPTIPPVAAEPAQAAGQADHNLAEMALQLEAALRRAPAPEGRPPVTDPLAGQVAKPAEPRLREFKPRVEPKFEPKAEPKFEPKFEPKAEAKPEPKFDLPKFEPKQEPKLDIKPEPKAEPPQAGKNLYDNLEEEMASLLGRPSGKP; encoded by the coding sequence ATGTTCGAAAGCCTATTCGGCTCGGAGATGCCGCTGGCCGCGCGCTTCTTCATTGCCTTCCTCGTGGTGCTTGGCCTGATCGGCGTGACCGCTTGGCTGGTGCGCCGGTTCGGCGCCAGCCGTCTTGGCGGCGCCGGCGCCCGTGGCCGCCAGCCGCGCCTCGCCGTCATCGACGCAGCGACGGTCGACGGCCGCCGCCGGCTGGTGCTGATTCGCCGCGACAACATCGAGCATCTGCTGATGATCGGCGGTCCGACCGACGTTGTCGTCGAACAGAACATCGTCCGCGCCGCCGGGCGCGAAGCGACCCTGCGTGAGACCGGCCGCACTGAATTGCGCGCGGCGCAGCCTGAAACGGCGTGGCCGTTGCAGCCGCTGCACGAGCCCGCGCCTGTCGCCCCGGCCCGCCCCTTCCGTTCGTCAGCGACCGAAGAGCCCTGGCTCGCGCCCGAACCGGGCGCGCGTCCGCGTCCGGCCGACAATTTCGCGCCGCTGCCGACCGAACCGCCGCCGCGGCTCGCACCTGAGCTCAACGTGCCGCGGGCACCCCGCGTTGACGCGCCGGCGCCGCGTGCGCCGACCATCCCCCCGGTAGCCGCCGAGCCGGCTCAGGCCGCGGGTCAGGCCGACCACAATCTCGCGGAGATGGCGCTTCAACTCGAGGCCGCGCTGCGCCGTGCCCCGGCGCCGGAAGGCCGCCCGCCGGTCACCGATCCGTTGGCCGGACAAGTCGCCAAGCCCGCGGAGCCGCGCCTGCGCGAGTTCAAGCCGCGCGTCGAACCGAAGTTCGAACCGAAAGCCGAGCCCAAATTCGAACCCAAGTTCGAACCCAAGGCGGAAGCCAAGCCCGAACCCAAGTTCGACCTGCCGAAGTTCGAACCGAAGCAAGAGCCGAAGCTCGACATCAAGCCAGAGCCGAAGGCGGAGCCCCCGCAAGCCGGCAAGAACCTCTACGACAACCTTGAAGAGGAGATGGCCAGCTTGCTCGGCCGTCCTTCCGGGAAACCGTGA
- the flgB gene encoding flagellar basal body rod protein FlgB — translation MAITDIPIFSMLRTRLDWAQSRQRLLAENVANSDTPNYRARDLAPLNFPDPAKVATAAPPRVQLAQTEAGHFGMAEGSSQFSESKAGYDVRPTGNAVSLEEEMMKVAANQMDYQAASALYTRSLGLIKTAIGKR, via the coding sequence ATGGCCATTACCGATATACCAATCTTTTCCATGCTGCGGACGCGGCTCGACTGGGCGCAGAGCCGGCAACGTCTGCTGGCCGAGAACGTGGCCAACTCCGACACCCCAAATTACCGGGCGCGCGATCTCGCGCCCCTGAATTTTCCTGACCCAGCCAAGGTCGCGACCGCCGCCCCGCCGCGCGTGCAGCTTGCGCAGACCGAGGCGGGGCATTTCGGCATGGCCGAAGGCAGCAGCCAATTCAGCGAGAGCAAGGCGGGCTACGACGTCCGCCCGACCGGCAACGCCGTCAGTCTCGAAGAAGAGATGATGAAGGTGGCCGCCAACCAGATGGATTACCAGGCCGCATCGGCGCTCTACACGCGCAGCCTTGGCCTCATCAAAACCGCGATCGGCAAGCGCTGA
- the flgC gene encoding flagellar basal body rod protein FlgC: MASLDFMKTMAIAASGLRAQAGRMRIISENIANADSTPSRPGADPYRRKIPTFKAEFDRAVDAQIVELGKTQPDTSAFRMKYEPGHPAADQNGNVKYPNVNSLVEMTDMREAQRSYEANINVISATRRMLQRTIDILKA; encoded by the coding sequence ATGGCCAGTTTGGACTTCATGAAGACGATGGCGATCGCGGCCTCCGGTTTGCGCGCGCAAGCCGGTCGCATGCGCATCATCTCGGAGAACATCGCCAACGCCGACTCGACGCCGTCGCGTCCGGGCGCCGATCCCTACCGCCGCAAGATTCCGACCTTCAAGGCGGAGTTCGACCGCGCCGTGGACGCACAGATCGTCGAGCTCGGCAAGACCCAACCCGACACGTCGGCATTCCGCATGAAGTACGAGCCGGGCCATCCCGCCGCCGATCAGAACGGCAACGTCAAATATCCGAACGTCAACTCGCTCGTTGAAATGACGGATATGCGGGAGGCTCAGCGTTCATACGAGGCGAACATCAATGTGATCAGCGCCACCCGGCGCATGCTGCAGCGTACCATCGACATCCTCAAAGCCTGA
- the fliE gene encoding flagellar hook-basal body complex protein FliE has translation MSSPLSAASAYANIARLTTDSNAAGGFANASRLTGDPSAALARGMGMPEPSQTSFSSVLKEAIGAVNELGQKSDTQTRNAVNGKANMVDVVTAVSETEVAIDAVVAVRDKVIAAYEEIMRMPI, from the coding sequence ATGTCATCACCTCTCTCTGCCGCAAGCGCCTACGCCAACATCGCGCGCCTGACGACCGATTCCAACGCCGCCGGCGGTTTCGCCAACGCCTCGCGTCTGACCGGCGATCCGAGCGCCGCGCTCGCCCGCGGCATGGGCATGCCGGAGCCGAGCCAGACGAGCTTTTCGTCGGTGTTGAAAGAGGCGATCGGCGCGGTGAACGAACTTGGCCAGAAGTCCGACACCCAGACGCGCAACGCCGTGAACGGCAAGGCGAACATGGTGGACGTCGTGACCGCGGTCTCCGAAACCGAGGTTGCCATCGACGCGGTGGTCGCGGTCCGCGACAAGGTGATCGCGGCCTACGAAGAAATCATGCGGATGCCGATCTAA
- the fliQ gene encoding flagellar biosynthesis protein FliQ has product MTGPEVLDIGREAIFTLILVSAPVMLVGLAVGVAVSLLQALTQLQEQTIAFVPKILAIFVSLLIALPFMAEKLHGEMLRIAARIATG; this is encoded by the coding sequence ATGACAGGACCTGAAGTTCTCGATATCGGTCGCGAGGCGATCTTCACGCTGATTCTCGTATCCGCGCCGGTCATGCTGGTGGGGCTCGCGGTCGGCGTCGCGGTCTCTTTGCTGCAGGCGCTGACGCAATTGCAGGAGCAGACCATCGCCTTCGTGCCGAAGATCCTGGCGATCTTCGTCTCGCTGCTCATCGCGCTGCCGTTCATGGCCGAAAAGCTGCACGGAGAGATGCTGCGCATCGCCGCGCGCATCGCCACCGGCTGA
- the fliR gene encoding flagellar biosynthetic protein FliR has protein sequence MRIDISFLPALAAAFILTFARVGTMMMMLPGIGERNIPSRVRLTVALVLTGLITPLHRSAYAVDLNTLAPVMVVLVEEIIVGAVLGMTARLAISALQIAGSIIAQQLGLGFVTAIDPTQDQQGMILGNFLTLLGIALIFATDLHHLVIIAINDSYTIFRPGEMPLSGDVAQHITHVVATAFRIGVQLSAPFLAFGLLFNLGLGVLSRLMPQMQVFFIGIPVTILVGLMLLVLVLGAMMGLFTGYIGNVLGQLAPTG, from the coding sequence ATGCGCATCGACATCTCATTCCTCCCGGCGCTGGCCGCGGCGTTCATTTTAACGTTCGCGCGCGTCGGCACGATGATGATGATGTTGCCCGGCATCGGCGAGAGAAACATCCCCTCGCGCGTGCGCCTGACGGTTGCGCTGGTGCTGACGGGCCTCATCACGCCGCTGCACCGCAGCGCCTACGCGGTCGATCTCAACACGCTGGCGCCGGTGATGGTCGTTCTGGTCGAGGAAATCATCGTCGGCGCCGTGCTCGGCATGACCGCACGGCTCGCCATCTCGGCGCTGCAAATCGCCGGCTCGATCATCGCGCAGCAATTGGGCCTCGGCTTCGTCACGGCGATCGATCCGACCCAGGATCAGCAGGGCATGATCCTGGGCAACTTTCTAACCTTGCTCGGCATCGCGCTCATTTTCGCGACCGATCTGCACCACCTGGTCATCATCGCCATCAACGACAGCTATACGATCTTCCGGCCCGGCGAGATGCCGCTGTCCGGCGACGTCGCGCAGCATATCACGCACGTCGTCGCGACCGCGTTCCGCATCGGTGTCCAATTGTCGGCGCCGTTTCTGGCCTTCGGTCTCTTGTTCAATCTCGGCCTCGGCGTGCTGTCGCGGCTGATGCCGCAGATGCAGGTGTTCTTCATCGGCATTCCGGTCACCATTCTGGTCGGCCTGATGCTCCTGGTGCTGGTGCTCGGGGCCATGATGGGCCTGTTCACCGGATATATCGGGAACGTCCTCGGCCAACTCGCGCCCACCGGATAA